In Treponema denticola, one genomic interval encodes:
- a CDS encoding AAA family ATPase has translation MSKIRIKDFGPIHSGFQKDNFFDIKKLTLFVGHQGAGKSSVAKLVSSFEWLEKALLRRDLPSKILSENTVKTSSFFKELFNYHNILSYFSDKTEIDYIGQYYHFTIRGKNLTLESKKTEDSIYEMPKIIYIPSERNFISSVESPETISGIAPALHTFLEESLKAGRNLDGMKFKLPIKNIFLQYNKDKKEFFIMDNNAKYKINLTESASGFQSSSLLSLVSTYLSGCIDKPDFDSKRKMPVELQENVIAKYNKLLSGMGVAASLLGVVLSSSFLIPAGLMAILTAAGISLPPKKKKQSGDDKLAFTIRKYFDGVIPLYFFNIVEEPEQNLFPNSQKDVVFHLLECLNKNTNNKLLVTTHSPYVLETFNNCIYAGVLQRRRIDVKHIIALPYQIHYDDVAAYAIKNGSIIDIKRNDLYQIDPAEIDLYSSEINEVYTKLLDADYERTDEKNT, from the coding sequence ATGAGTAAAATCAGGATAAAAGATTTTGGACCTATTCATTCAGGTTTTCAGAAAGATAATTTTTTTGATATTAAAAAGCTCACTTTGTTTGTGGGACATCAAGGTGCAGGTAAGAGTTCCGTTGCAAAATTGGTTTCTTCTTTTGAATGGCTGGAAAAGGCTCTTTTACGGCGGGATTTACCTTCAAAAATACTTTCAGAAAATACTGTAAAGACAAGTAGTTTTTTTAAAGAGTTATTTAACTACCATAATATTTTATCCTATTTTTCAGATAAAACGGAAATAGATTATATAGGTCAGTACTATCATTTTACTATCCGAGGGAAGAATTTAACTTTAGAAAGCAAAAAAACGGAAGATTCTATTTATGAAATGCCTAAGATTATATATATACCTTCGGAAAGAAATTTTATTTCTTCGGTTGAGTCTCCTGAAACAATATCAGGTATTGCTCCCGCTTTACATACTTTTCTTGAAGAAAGCCTTAAAGCCGGAAGGAATCTTGATGGTATGAAATTTAAGTTGCCCATTAAAAATATTTTTTTGCAATATAATAAAGACAAAAAAGAATTTTTTATTATGGACAATAATGCAAAATACAAAATTAACTTAACAGAATCTGCAAGCGGCTTTCAGTCATCGTCATTATTGTCTCTCGTAAGTACATATCTTTCCGGTTGTATTGATAAACCTGACTTTGATTCAAAACGAAAAATGCCTGTTGAATTACAGGAAAATGTAATTGCAAAATATAATAAGTTGTTAAGTGGTATGGGAGTAGCAGCTTCTCTTTTAGGAGTTGTTTTGTCTAGTTCTTTTTTAATACCCGCCGGTTTAATGGCTATACTTACAGCGGCCGGTATTAGCTTACCTCCTAAGAAAAAAAAACAATCCGGTGATGATAAACTGGCATTTACAATAAGAAAATATTTTGATGGAGTAATACCTCTCTATTTTTTTAATATTGTGGAAGAGCCTGAACAAAATTTGTTCCCTAACTCTCAAAAGGATGTAGTTTTTCATTTATTGGAATGTTTGAATAAAAATACAAACAACAAGCTGCTTGTTACCACCCATAGTCCCTATGTGCTTGAAACTTTCAATAATTGTATTTATGCAGGGGTCTTGCAAAGAAGAAGGATCGATGTAAAACATATTATCGCTTTGCCGTATCAAATCCATTATGATGACGTTGCCGCTTATGCAATAAAAAATGGAAGTATTATTGATATAAAACGAAACGATTTATATCAAATCGATCCTGCTGAGATTGACTTGTATTCTTCTGAAATTAATGAAGTGTATACCAAATTATTGGATGCCGATTATGAAAGAACTGATGAAAAAAATACCTGA